A genomic segment from Xyrauchen texanus isolate HMW12.3.18 chromosome 21, RBS_HiC_50CHRs, whole genome shotgun sequence encodes:
- the LOC127661856 gene encoding tetraspanin-18-like, which translates to MGLGEASARGTSMEGDCLSCIKYLMFVFNLLIFLGGSFLLGVGVWVVVDPTGFREIVAANPLLFTGVYIILTMGAMLFLLGFLGCCGAIRENKCLLLFFFMLILIIFLAELAAAILAFIFREHLTREYFTKELKSHYQGYNNTDVFTSTWNAIMSTFDCCGVNSPEDFEESLFRLIKPSELVPESCCRRNSHLGEIGFSNKDECLSGSMLYRNNKGCYSAVVDYFEMYIYVAGALAIVVLTIELFAMVFAMCLFRGIQ; encoded by the exons GGGCTCGGGGAGGCTTCAGCGAGGGGGACGAGCATGGAAGGAGACTGCCTCTCCTGCATCAAGTACCTCATGTTTGTCTTCAACTTATTGATCTTT TTGGGTGGCTCTTTTCTGCTTGGTGTTGGGGTGTGGGTAGTGGTGGACCCCACTGGTTTTAGGGAGATAGTGGCAGCCAACCCCCTTCTCTTCACAGGAGTTTATATCATCCTGACCATGGGGGCAATGCTTTTCCTGCTGGGGTTCCTTGGATGCTGCGGAGCCATACGAGAAAACAAGTGTCTGCTGCTCTTT TTCTTCATGCTGATCCTTATTATTTTCCTGGCAGAACTGGCGGCAGCCATTCTAGCCTTTATCTTCCGGGAACAT ctgACCAGAGAATACTTTACTAAGGAACTGAAGAGTCACTATCAAGGTTACAACAACACTGATGTCTTCACATCAACGTGGAACGCCATTATGAGCACA TTTGACTGCTGTGGAGTTAACAGTCCAGAAGACTTTGAGGAAAGCCTCTTCAGGCTCATAAAACCCAGTGAATTGGTGCCAGAGTCCTGCTGCCGTAGGAACAGTCACCTTGGAGAAATAGGCTTCAGTAACAAGGACGAATGCTTGTCGGGCAGCATGCTGTACCGGAATAACAAG GGCTGCTATTCAGCGGTTGTGGACTACTTTGAGATGTACATTTATGTGGCTGGTGCTCTGGCAATTGTTGTACTCACAATTGAG